One window from the genome of Paramormyrops kingsleyae isolate MSU_618 chromosome 3, PKINGS_0.4, whole genome shotgun sequence encodes:
- the fam185a gene encoding protein FAM185A isoform X1 encodes MTFYFTRTQRLCRGLGEILRREEKRGAKGCCIDISLQDVRNLSTSPCFQSSELNKPLKQWTFVVSPFSTVKAQLRCNISVRSLDPHSFPEANRAFITVHGTSADQGLKLDNFYVQYDDQNKELHILSEKVNSNVSVDLTAPIKSDLCITTSGDGNVEIVEMECNNCKVVTENGICVLHSVKGHRVIVKSAGGDIKGTGTIHGNVDISTSGNSMVDIKKIQGTSLNVSTEHGPLKVKAVYAVSTSLSSSSGNVELGSVHGNTTVCTKTGNIIIDGSYGCLKVFSHEGDIDAYVGQHGTADLHSEQGSVSIRVPASIKAEVQLSGSALELNSEVDLQEAKHDCTDTHNSVTAHINGKSEGRARIEARAERGIVRLRSQSWLESLKIRS; translated from the exons ATGACCTTTTATTTCACAAGAACTCAACGACTATGTCGGGGACTTGGAGAAATATTACGTCGGGAAGAAAAAAGAGGTGCTAAGGGCTGTTGTATTGATATCTCCTTGCAGGACGTAAGAAACCTGTCGACGTCGCCTTGTTTTCAGTCAAGTGAACTTAATAAACCTTTAAAGCAGTGGACATTTGTCGTTAGCCCTTTCAGTACCGTGAAAGCACAGCTGCGCTGCAACATCTCAGTTAGATCCCTGGATCCGCACTCGTTCCCCGAAGCAAACCGCGCGTTCATCACGGTCCACGGCACCAGCGCGGACCAAGGACTCAAGCTTGACAATTTCTACGTGCAGTACGATGACCAAAACAAAGAGTTGCACATTTTGTCCGAAAAGGTCAATAGTAACGTGTCTGTTGATTTGACAGCCCCAATCAAAAGTG ATCTTTGTATTACAACATCGGGGGACGGCAATGTGGAAATCGTGGAGATGGAGTGTAACAACTGCAAGGTAGTAACAGAGAATGGAATCTGTGTCCTGCACTCTGTAAAG GGTCACAGGGTGATTGTGAAATCAGCGGGAGGAGACATCAAAGGCACTGGCACCATTCATGGGAATGTGGACATCAGCACATCTGGAAATAGT ATGGTTGATATCAAGAAGATTCAGGGAACAAGCCTGAATGTTTCTACAGAGCACGGACCGCTAAAGGTTAAGGCTGTATATGCGGTGTCTACCTCGCTGTCATCTTCCTCGGGAAATGTTGAATTGGGAAGTGTGCATG GTAACACGACAGTGTGTACAAAGACGGGGAACATCATCATTG ATGGGTCATATGGCTGTCTAAAGGTTTTCTCCCATGAAGGAGATATTGATGCCTATGTAGGCCAGCATGGGACTGCAGATCTACACAGTGAGCAAG GCTCTGTCTCCATCAGAGTCCCAGCCTCCATAAAGGCTGAGGTCCAGCTGTCTGGATCCGCATTGGAGCTCAACTCTGAGGTGGATCTTCAGGAGGCCAAGCACGACTGCACAGACACCCACAACTCTGTCACTG CTCATATTAATGGAAAAAGTGAGGGCAGGGCCCGGATTGAGGCACGAGCTGAGAGGGGCATCGTCAGGCTGAGGTCCCAGAGCTGGCTGGAGTCTCTGAAGATCAGGAGCTAG
- the fam185a gene encoding protein FAM185A isoform X2 yields the protein MTFYFTRTQRLCRGLGEILRREEKRGAKGCCIDISLQDVRNLSTSPCFQSSELNKPLKQWTFVVSPFSTVKAQLRCNISVRSLDPHSFPEANRAFITVHGTSADQGLKLDNFYVQYDDQNKELHILSEKVNSNVSVDLTAPIKSDLCITTSGDGNVEIVEMECNNCKVVTENGICVLHSVKGHRVIVKSAGGDIKGTGTIHGNVDISTSGNSMVDIKKIQGTSLNVSTEHGPLKVKAVYAVSTSLSSSSGNVELGSVHDGSYGCLKVFSHEGDIDAYVGQHGTADLHSEQGSVSIRVPASIKAEVQLSGSALELNSEVDLQEAKHDCTDTHNSVTAHINGKSEGRARIEARAERGIVRLRSQSWLESLKIRS from the exons ATGACCTTTTATTTCACAAGAACTCAACGACTATGTCGGGGACTTGGAGAAATATTACGTCGGGAAGAAAAAAGAGGTGCTAAGGGCTGTTGTATTGATATCTCCTTGCAGGACGTAAGAAACCTGTCGACGTCGCCTTGTTTTCAGTCAAGTGAACTTAATAAACCTTTAAAGCAGTGGACATTTGTCGTTAGCCCTTTCAGTACCGTGAAAGCACAGCTGCGCTGCAACATCTCAGTTAGATCCCTGGATCCGCACTCGTTCCCCGAAGCAAACCGCGCGTTCATCACGGTCCACGGCACCAGCGCGGACCAAGGACTCAAGCTTGACAATTTCTACGTGCAGTACGATGACCAAAACAAAGAGTTGCACATTTTGTCCGAAAAGGTCAATAGTAACGTGTCTGTTGATTTGACAGCCCCAATCAAAAGTG ATCTTTGTATTACAACATCGGGGGACGGCAATGTGGAAATCGTGGAGATGGAGTGTAACAACTGCAAGGTAGTAACAGAGAATGGAATCTGTGTCCTGCACTCTGTAAAG GGTCACAGGGTGATTGTGAAATCAGCGGGAGGAGACATCAAAGGCACTGGCACCATTCATGGGAATGTGGACATCAGCACATCTGGAAATAGT ATGGTTGATATCAAGAAGATTCAGGGAACAAGCCTGAATGTTTCTACAGAGCACGGACCGCTAAAGGTTAAGGCTGTATATGCGGTGTCTACCTCGCTGTCATCTTCCTCGGGAAATGTTGAATTGGGAAGTGTGCATG ATGGGTCATATGGCTGTCTAAAGGTTTTCTCCCATGAAGGAGATATTGATGCCTATGTAGGCCAGCATGGGACTGCAGATCTACACAGTGAGCAAG GCTCTGTCTCCATCAGAGTCCCAGCCTCCATAAAGGCTGAGGTCCAGCTGTCTGGATCCGCATTGGAGCTCAACTCTGAGGTGGATCTTCAGGAGGCCAAGCACGACTGCACAGACACCCACAACTCTGTCACTG CTCATATTAATGGAAAAAGTGAGGGCAGGGCCCGGATTGAGGCACGAGCTGAGAGGGGCATCGTCAGGCTGAGGTCCCAGAGCTGGCTGGAGTCTCTGAAGATCAGGAGCTAG
- the fam185a gene encoding protein FAM185A isoform X3 — protein sequence MECNNCKVVTENGICVLHSVKGHRVIVKSAGGDIKGTGTIHGNVDISTSGNSMVDIKKIQGTSLNVSTEHGPLKVKAVYAVSTSLSSSSGNVELGSVHGNTTVCTKTGNIIIDGSYGCLKVFSHEGDIDAYVGQHGTADLHSEQGSVSIRVPASIKAEVQLSGSALELNSEVDLQEAKHDCTDTHNSVTAHINGKSEGRARIEARAERGIVRLRSQSWLESLKIRS from the exons ATGGAGTGTAACAACTGCAAGGTAGTAACAGAGAATGGAATCTGTGTCCTGCACTCTGTAAAG GGTCACAGGGTGATTGTGAAATCAGCGGGAGGAGACATCAAAGGCACTGGCACCATTCATGGGAATGTGGACATCAGCACATCTGGAAATAGT ATGGTTGATATCAAGAAGATTCAGGGAACAAGCCTGAATGTTTCTACAGAGCACGGACCGCTAAAGGTTAAGGCTGTATATGCGGTGTCTACCTCGCTGTCATCTTCCTCGGGAAATGTTGAATTGGGAAGTGTGCATG GTAACACGACAGTGTGTACAAAGACGGGGAACATCATCATTG ATGGGTCATATGGCTGTCTAAAGGTTTTCTCCCATGAAGGAGATATTGATGCCTATGTAGGCCAGCATGGGACTGCAGATCTACACAGTGAGCAAG GCTCTGTCTCCATCAGAGTCCCAGCCTCCATAAAGGCTGAGGTCCAGCTGTCTGGATCCGCATTGGAGCTCAACTCTGAGGTGGATCTTCAGGAGGCCAAGCACGACTGCACAGACACCCACAACTCTGTCACTG CTCATATTAATGGAAAAAGTGAGGGCAGGGCCCGGATTGAGGCACGAGCTGAGAGGGGCATCGTCAGGCTGAGGTCCCAGAGCTGGCTGGAGTCTCTGAAGATCAGGAGCTAG
- the fbxl13 gene encoding F-box and leucine-rich repeat protein 13: MINWFNFSQSFKMSSIKTSEAVPSGSAIKYSLAEVYQALLSGCVSCPESLVMFLEEKIMKIRGNGIHGNESDWALPVCSIQKMSVGSPCGSQVLSPLFEKAHSWCRKRLTKMYFNRAWRGYVSTKRETAAERALKMSAAAERHSQRVLRTAMRGWAAWLQARRRRQQEAVRKLRRVWNSVHCRAVFQAWQRVAQELRKTKEYFELLACSRACFWLTCPWMGKSWTQDSARRETAAAGSPTWTGKTSCPHYLGNLCPLHVQDVYQTQILQYLPVGDLLRCAQVSHSWKVITQMSSLWGKINFSMEKDHVKDSVVVRILQRYRPFVVHLNMRGCSALQWPSFECTAKCRNLLELNISECKTVNDETVRVIVGGCPTLLYLNLSHTAVTNTTIRNLSRCCLSLQYLSLAYCRSFTDRGLQYLTTGKGCHRLVHLDLSGCTQISVDGFRDVAVGCSQLQHVELNDMPTIVDKCVLVMVSRCSSLNAISFLDTPHLSDIAFKAIAEGCRLQWIRIEVHLFAGCRDVRHEPPLYLSPKPLANSQMTDISWRHLTRNCPSLRFIQVVDCPQLSDASMRSISSLKNLTSLSVADCRRMSDVGLRYLLEGPSGPKLCRLNLSGCGRVGDMSLVRLAQRCSSLRHLDLSYCERLTDTGLECLGLLSSLVSLDLTGTNIQDQGLASLCSIAALRNLSVSKCPWITDAGIEKLCEEARDLESLDLSHCLVLSNQTVKALCCSCCNLLILRVRGCPKMTDMAIQYVTGVSHYLRELDVSGCVHLTERTPKLLQRSCQQLACISMLYCTGIPKQAALLLRPRAQRWEHSQDSVPPWYGYSSEGRLLRPMKMEAQCEGQQDTETDREQHCAHSRHGDHS; the protein is encoded by the exons ATGATAAATTGGTTTAATTTTAGTCAGAGTTTTAAGATGTCGTCGATAAAAACCAGCGAAGCGGTCCCCTCAGGCTCCGCAATCAAGTACTCGCTTGCCGAGGTCTATCAG GCGTTGCTAAGCGGATGTGTTTCCTGTCCTGAAAGCCTAGTAATGTTTCTTGAAGAGAAAATAATGAAGATTAGGGGAAATGGGATTCATGGGAATGAAAGTGACTG GGCTCTTCCTGTGTGTTCCATTCAGAAGATGTCTGTGGGATCTCCTTGTGGAAGCCAG GTCCTGTCACCCTTGTTTGAGAAGGCGCACTCGTGGTGCCGAAAACGATTAACTAAAATGTACTTCAA TAGAGCTTGGAGGGGGTACGTTTCCAcaaagagagagacagcagcGGAGCGGGCACTGAAGATGAGCGCCGCAGCGGAGCGACACTCTCAGAGAGTCCTGCGGACCGCGATGCGCGGATGGGCCGCCTGGCTGCAGGCCCGCCGGCGGAGGCAGCAAG AAGCAGTCAGAAAACTGAGAAGAGTCTGGAATTCTGTTCACTGCAGAGCGGTGTTCCAAGCTTGGCAGCGTGTCGCACAGGAATTAAGGAAGACAAAGGAATATTTCGAG TTGCTTGCATGTTCTCGGGCATGTTTTTGGTTGACCTGTCCATGGATGGGTAAAAGCTGGACACAGGACTCTGCGAGAAGAGAGACCGCAGCTGCGGGGTCCCCCACATGGACAGGAAAGACGTCGTGTCCACACTACCTTGGAAACTT GTGTCCACTGCATGTACAAGATGTTTACCAGACGCAG ATCCTCCAATACCTGCCTGTGGGAGACCTTCTCAGGTGTGCCCAGGTGAGCCACTCATGGAAGGTCATCACCCAGATGTCCTCTCTCTGGGGCAAG ATCAACTTCTCCATGGAAAAAGATCACGTCAAGGACAGTGTGGTCGTGCGAATCCTGCAGCGGTATCGGCCCTTTGTGGTCCATCTGAACATGCGAGGTTGTAGCGCCCTCCAGTGGCCCAGTTTCGAGTGCACTG CCAAATGCAGGAACCTGCTGGAGCTCAATATATCTGAGTGCAAAACTGTAAAT gaTGAAACTGTGAGGGTGATTGTAGGGGGCTGCCCCACTCTGCTCTACTTGAATTTGTCCCACACTGCTGTGACTAATACCACCATTAGAAATCTTTCAAG GTGCTGTCTGAGTCTGCAGTACCTGAGCCTGGCTTACTGCAGAAGCTTCACGGACAGAGGCTTACAGTACCTGACCACAGGGAAGGGCTGCCACAGGCTCGTCCACCTGGACCTCTCGGGCTGCACTCAG ATCTCGGTGGACGGATTCAGGGACGTAGCCGTTGGGTGTAGCCAGCTGCAGCACGTCGAGCTCAATGACATGCCGACTATCGTGGACAAATGCGTGCTG GTCATGGTCTCCAGGTGCTCTTCTCTGAACGCAATCTCCTTCCTAGACACGCCCCACCTGTCCGACATCGCCTTTAAGGCCATCGCTGAAGGGTGCCGGCTGCAGTGGATCAGGATTGAAG TCCATCTCTTTGCAGG CTGTCGAGATGTACGGCATGAACCGCCTTTGTATCTGTCCCCCAAACCCTTAGCTAATAGTCAAATGACGGACATCAGTTGGAGACATCTCACTAGGAACTGCCCCAGCCTCAGATTCATCCAGGTGGTGGACTGCCCACAACTCTCTGATGCCAGCATGAGATCCATAAGCTCTCTGAAGAACTTGACCTCACTCAGTGTTGCAGACTGCAGGAG GATGAGTGACGTGGGCCTGAGGTACTTGCTGGAAGGCCCCTCTGGACCTAAGCTGTGCCGCTTGAACCTGAGCGGCTGCGGCCGTGTTGGAGACATGTCCCTAGTGAGGCTGGCACAGCG GTGCTCCAGCCTGAGACACCTGGATCTCTCCTACTGCGAGCGCCTGACAGATACAGGGCTGGAGTGCTTGGGACTCTTGTCCTCCCTTGTGTCCCTGGATCTCACTGGAACCAACATCCAGGACCAG GGTCTGGCATCCCTTTGCAGCATTGCGGCCCTGAGGAATCTGAGTGTGTCTAAATGCCCCTGGATCACAGACGCTGGGATAGAG AAACTGTGTGAAGAAGCGAGGGACCTGGAGAGTTTGGACCTGTCCCACTGCCTCGTGCTGTCCAATCAGACAGTCAAGGCGCTGTGCTGCTCCTGTTGCAACCTCCTCATCCTGCGTGTACGCGGGTGCCCTAAA ATGACGGACATGGCGATCCAGTACGTGACAGGGGTGAGTCACTACCTCCGCGAGCTAGACGTGAGCGGCTGCGTCCATCTCACTGAGCGCACGCCCAAGCTGCTACAGCGCAGCTGCCAACAACTGGCCTGCATCTCCATGCTCTACTGTACCGGCATCCCCAA GCAGGCCGCGCTGCTCCTGCGGCCGCGTGCACAGCGCTGGGAGCACAGCCAGGACAGCGTGCCCCCCTGGTACGGCTACAGCAGCGAGGGGCGGCTGCTGCGGCCCATGAAGATGGAGGCCCAGTGTGAGGggcagcaggacacagagacgGACAGAGAGCAGCACTGTGCACACAGCCGTCATGGTGACCACAGCTAA
- the lrrc17 gene encoding leucine-rich repeat-containing protein 17, translating to MRMTVALLVLLLWGSPVVGGARRGAGRAKARGRARQGTAKRFAQECVEYTEAGERYLDCQERRLSAVPAGQHSDVHHLLLARNQIHVLPNDAFAHFPNLRSLDLQQNELSQVSRRAFAGLAHLTTLLLQHNGLRDLDEETLLPLPLLAYLRLYDNPWDCRCQLDSLVRTLQVPGKRNLGNYAECAEPHTLRGHRLKRVKPEQLCPSLEDNALQEPEGPGTKTTGSVQRTYTSTACKTYMSLLDCRDGELTNVPADLPPYYVNIDLSKNNIKHLRAKMFLDSKDLKSLNLSNNGLELVETAAFAGLLYLRELDLSNNSLHYIQYGVLEDLYFIRRLALGGNPWVCDYNIHYLLYWLKLHPGVQHSGLICHSPAEFAGWSVQEYVRTYNGDCPMDRVPGQNMALDPGTQNTSNQEPNALEVMGRIGQYSKDQLPRSLRDSKRYNTVRVKTKRQN from the exons ATGCGCATGACTGTGGCCTTGTTGGTGCTCCTGCTCTGGGGGTCCCCCGTCGTTGGGGGTGCCCGGCGCGGAGCGGGGCGAGCCAAGGCTCGTGGCAGGGCGCGGCAGGGCACCGCCAAACGCTTTGCCCAGGAGTGCGTGGAGTACACAGAGGCTGGGGAGCGGTACCTGGATTGCCAAGAGCGGAGGCTGAGCGCGGTACCGGCTGGCCAGCACAGCGATGTACACCACCTGCTCCTGGCCCGCAACCAGATCCACGTCCTTCCGAACGATGCCTTTGCCCACTTCCCCAACCTGAGGAGCCTGGACCTGCAGCAGAACGAGCTGAGCCAGGTGTCGCGCCGGGCCTTTGCCGGACTTGCCCATCTCACCACGCTGCTGCTGCAGCACAATGGCCTGCGTGACCTCGACGAGGAGACACTGTTGCCGCTGCCTCTCCTTGCCTATCTGCGTCTCTATGACAACCCCTGGGATTGCCGCTGCCAACTTGACAGCCTGGTCAGGACCCTGCAAGTGCCCGGCAAACGTAACCTAGGGAACTATGCCGAATGCGCGGAGCCACACACGCTCAGGGGCCACAGGCTCAAGAGGGTGAAGCCAGAGCAGCTGTGTCCATCACTAGAGGATAATGCCCTGCAGGAGCCGGAGGGACCGGGCACGAAGACCACAGGCAGCGTACAGCGCACCTACACCAGCACCGCATGCAAAACCTACATGTCGCTGCTGGACTGCCGTGACGGAG aGCTGACAAACGTTCCAGCAGACCTTCCACCATACTATGTTAATATCGACTTGTCTAAAAACAACATCAAACATCTCAGGGCTAAGATGTTTTTGGACTCCAAGGATTTGAAATCACTGAACCTCAGCAACAACGGCCTGGAGCTTGTTGAAACAG CTGCCTTTGCTGGCCTCCTGTATCTCCGGGAGCTGGACCTGTCCAACAACAGCCTGCACTATATCCAATATGGTGTCCTGGAGGACCTATACTTCATTCGAAGGCTGGCGCTGGGAGGCAACCCATGGGTGTGTGACTACAATATCCACTACCTGCTCTACTGGCTGAAGCTGCACCCTGGCGTTCAGCACTCTGGTCTTATCTGCCACTCCCCGGCTGAGTTTGCCGGGTGGTCAGTGCAGGAGTACGTCAGGACCTACAATGGGGACTGCCCCATGGACAGAGTGCCGGGCCAAAACATGGCGCTGGACCCCGGCACCCAAAACACCAGCAACCAGGAACCCAATGCACTAGAAGTCATGGGTAGAATCGGTCAATACTCCAAAGACCAGCTGCCAAGGTCTTTGAGAGACTCAAAGAGATACAACACTGTCAGAGTTAAAACCAAGAGACAAAACTGA
- the napepld gene encoding N-acyl-phosphatidylethanolamine-hydrolyzing phospholipase D isoform X2, with protein MEVKDKGEQSPLQEDGLGADKGECTKDPRTSSSSQSSRKCFRLDYRLEEDVTKSRRDKRGRFVNPWSTWKFPSYSNILWFYLLDKNNSNIPATKEELDQKLPIMEPYFIRNPEKAGQTNAELRVTWLGHASVLVEMDDLVILTDPVFSQRASPVQFAGPKRFRDPPCTVNQLPRVHAVLISHTHYDHLDLGSVTALNHRFGSDLRWFVPLGLMSWMQSCGCENVIELDWWEENCVPGHDEVTFVFTPSQHWCKRTPLDDNRVLWGSWTVLGPHNRFFFAGDTGYCSGFQEIGRRFGPFDLAAIPIGAYLPRDFMRSQHVDPDEAVQIHIDLQAKQSLAIHWGTFALAHEHYLDPPVRLKEAVEKYGLGEDVFFLLKHGESRHLNSTEEVFAQHK; from the exons ATGGAGGTGAAGGACAAGGGGGAGCAGAGCCCTTTGCAGGAGGACGGTTTGGGGGCAGACAAGGGTGAATGTACCAAGGACCCCAGGACGAGTAGCTCGTCGCAGTCCTCGCGCAAATGTTTCCGCCTGGACTATCGGCTGGAGGAGGACGTCACAAAGTCCAGGAGGGACAAACGTGGTCGCTTTGTCAACCCCTGGTCTACCTGGAAGTTCCCCTCTTATTCCAACATTCTTTGGTTTTATCTGTTggacaaaaacaacagcaacatcCCTGCCACCAAAGAG GAGTTGGATCAGAAGCTGCCCATAATGGAGCCCTATTTCATCCGGAACCCCGAGAAGGCTGGCCAGACTAATGCCGAGTTGAGGGTCACCTGGCTGGGTCATGCCTCAGTGCTGGTGGAGATGGATGATCTAGTGATACTGACAGACCCGGTGTTCAGCCAGCGGGCGTCACCAGTGCAGTTCGCAGGACCTAAGAGGTTCCGGGACCCACCATGCACTGTGAACCAGCTGCCACGGGTCCACGCCGTGCTCATCAGCCACACTCACTACGACCACCTGGATCTTGGCTCGGTGACTGCCCTGAACCACCGCTTTGGCAGTGACCTGCGCTGGTTTGTGCCCCTGGGCCTGATGAGCTGGATGCAGAGCTGTGGCTGCGAGAACGTCATCGAGCTCGATTGGTGGGAAGAGAACTGTGTGCCGGGTCACGACGAAGTCACCTTCGTCTTCACACCCTCTCAGCACTGGTGCAAGCGCACGCCGCTGGATGACAATAGGGTGCTGTGGGGCAGCTGGACTGTCCTGGGGCCCCACAACCGCTTCTTCTTTGCCGGGGACACCGGCTACTGCTCTGGCTTCCAGGAGATCGGCAGGCGCTTTGGACCTTTTGACCTGGCCGCAATCCCCATTGGTGCATACTTGCCCAG GGACTTTATGAGGTCACAGCATGTGGACCCAGATGAGGCTGTGCAGATCCACATAGACCTTCAAGCAAAGCAGTCCCTTGCCATCCACTGGGGCACCTTTGCTTTGGCCCATGAG CATTACCTGGACCCTCCTGTGCGCCTCAAAGAAGCCGTGGAGAAATATGGGCTGGGTGAAGACGTATTTTTTCTCCTGAAACATGGCGAATCACGACATCTGAACTCCACTGAAGAGGTGTTTGCTCAACACAAGTGA